TCATAAATATGCACCTCGTGCCCCATCTGCCGGCAGATTTCACCCAAGAGCTGCAGGCCGAGATGCGCGGTCCCCATGCCGAAAAACCGGTGTGTGGAGAAGTTCCCCGAGTACCGGCGCCGGTCCGGGTAGATAAAGGTTATTCGCAGTTTCCTGACTGGCGCGGGGGGCCTGCCTTGATCCGATTGCCGGGGTTTTGCTGCTTTGCTCGTCGTTTTCTTCATTGTTTCCGTCCAAGGGCAGAGTTTTTCGGCTTTTTTATCGCGTTTGACTGGTCAACCAGTCAGCTTCATGACGATTAGGGCACTTTATGAAAAATGCAGTATTTTCAGTCGATTACCTGCCTCCATCATCAGTCCGCACACACATCACATGAATAGACACTATTGTCTTTATAGAAGCGGGGTACAGAGGCCGATATGACAACTGTCATAGCTTCCACGCCTTGCGTCATATCATGAAGACCGGTTTTCACCCCGACCTGCGAACTGTCATACGGGGAGAACCTCCGGACACCACACCATGCAGCGACACCTGCAACTCAAGGGAGGTGGTGTGTATGTCACTCAAGAGCCGGCTCGGCCGTGCATCCCTGCATCTGGTGGAGGCCGCTGGAGAACTCACTCCCTGGAATGACACGGTTCAGGCCATGAAACTCTCCAGGGCCATGACCGGATACCAGCTGACGATGGCCCTTGGCGCGGCGTACGAGCTTGGCATCATCGGTTATCTCAAGTCGCAGCGAACTTCCGGAGAAGTCGCCTCGTTCGCCGGAATGACGGAGCCCGCTGCCGAAGTCCTCCTCAATGCACTGGAAGAAGCAGGCACCATCCAGCGTGAAAACGGCCACATTGTTCTTACCACTGCCGCCCGTGCTCACTTGTGCCGGGAGGGCTGGAACCCCGGACGCGGAATGATCGACTTCATGCTCGGAACCTGGTCCTACTGGCGCGACCTGGGAACGGCGCTCCAGAAGAACGAGGGTCACCCGGTCGTCCGGGTCTATAATCCGGACAATCCGCTGATGGCCGAGTTCGTCCGGCTGACAACTTCCATGCTGGCTGCACCCAGCAAGGCGCTCGTCCAGAAGCTGGACCTGTCGAATGTCCGCCGGATGATCTGCGGCACCGTTGGCGTGAGCTTCGCCGCCGCTGTCACCCAGGCAAAGCCGGATGTCGAAATCACCGTGTCATGCCTGCCACTGCTGATACGGGAACTGCCGGCCGCCGCCAGCCAGTTCAAACTGAAAAAGCCCACTGAGATTATCGAAAATACCGGTGACGCAGAAAAGGACACCTGGGGCGCCAGCGAAAGCTACGATCTGGTCTTCCTTGCCCGGAAGTTCGGCTATTGCGGCCCCGAACACGGCATCCAGTACCTGCAAAAATCCAGGGAGGTCATTCCGCCGGGCGGCTATCTGATCCTGTGGGAACCGTTCGCCGACAATTTCGAACTGGCCCCGTGGATGAAGACAGCTTACGAACTTTCCGACGCCATGCTGGGCGAACCACGGCCGCTCTACCGCAAGCAGGATGTGGTTGATTTTGCCCGGGAAGCGGGATTCCCGGAAGTCAGCACCATTGATGTTTCCCGCGGTTCGGTCTCGTTCGTTGTGGCCAGGAGATAGTCAGGGGAAGACTGGCGGGAAATCCGGGACGAAGTACAAACCCGGCTATGCTTGGAAGACCAGGTCGCCTGTGAACCCTGAAGCCCCGGTAACGGCTGTCTGACCTGTCTCTGCTAATCTTCGCCAAATCGTGCGGGAGTCCATGTGGCTATTGACGGGTAACCGGGAAACCTTAAGGGCGCTGGACCGGGAAATCACGGCCCGGGTACTCGCCTGTCAGGCCGCCACACAGCGGCCCACAGTGCCAGGGGCGCGATATGAAGGAGGACGCGGGAGAACGAGAGATGCACCTGAAAGTCGCGCTCCCAGGGTGTCACGAGATACAGGACGTAGATCACGAGCAGGTAGGCGGGGACGATCCATAAGCCGTTGACCAGCAGCAGATCGCGCCTCCGTTCCGACCCGGCAAACCAAGCCAGTATCAGCCACCAGAACAGTCCTGAGCGCTGGGGCAGGAGGAACATCTGGCGGGCCATTTCGCCGGCCACCAGCCCCGCCCGGTCCAGCCCCCACAAGAGCCGCCCCGGAGTGAGGTGTTCCAGATAGCGTTCCTCGAACAGCGTGGCGATCTGCCCGCGAACGGCGAGCCATGGGACCAGCATGAGAATCCATGTCGCGACGAAAACGAGTTTTGCCCGGAACGGAATATCCGCCTGGCTCCACAAGACGACAGCAACCATTCCGGCGATGACCAGCCCTTCGTTTTTCGTTAGCCCGGCGAAGGCGGCACAGGCTCCGGCGAGCGCATACTGCGGAAGCCTGCCTTCGGCCTTCAGCGCCAGCCACAGCGAGGCGAACACATAGAAAGACAGCATCACATCGGCGAGTCCCGAATCTGCCCCGCCTTCCTCGAATACCACCAGCGTCGGCATCAGTGCCCATGCAGAAACCAGCAGCAGCCTTTGGGGTGCGTCTTTCAGGGAATCCCAGAGCAGTCCGCCCATGGCGAAATAGAACCCCGCGGGGACAAGACGTACCCAGCGTTCATCGAATACACCGGACAGGATCGCCGCGAGCGCCTGCAGCACCGGCAGGAGCGGCGGGTATTGCGGATGGCCGATGACAAACGCCGGATCATGAAGTTCCGGAGCCGGGTGGATTCCAGTATCGGCAATCAGACGTGCATGAAACATCCAGATCATGCGGGCATCGAATGCCTTTACCGGCGTGGATAGAACGGTCAGGAGGATTGCCAGGGCAGTTCCCGCCACAACAGCGACTGCGATCCACTCCAGCGGCGAGAAATCCCGGCATAGAGAACCGCTTCCGGCTCGTTCGTCCAGTGCCTTCTGCGTCCACGGTTTCCAGAGAAAAAGCCCCGCACCCAAGGCGATGCCGCAGATGACGGATGCCGAAGGAAACGCCAGCCGGATACCAGACCATACGAACAGCATCAGGAGATATCCGGAAAGCCCGAGTCCACAGCCCCACGCGAGACCAAAACGGACCGGCCAGTTCTGTCCCGGAATGACCCGGCAGACGCCGAGGCCCAAGGCACCTGCACAGACGATCAGGATAAGTAGCTCAGTCATTGCGCGGTCCTGTTTGCGTACGGCTTCGGATCAAACTGGAAATGTTCGCCGCAGTCTTCGACAATCCACCGGATACCACGGTTTTCCATCCAGCCCGGCGGCAGGTCGTTCGTGGTGCATCCCGGCGCGTATGTGAGGTAAACCCGCACCGGGAACAGATGGGCCGAAAAATGCAGGTGTTCGGCCCGGAGGTATTCCCCCGGCCGGTCCTCAAAAACATTCCGCAGGATCACGATATTGCCGCCCGAATATCCCTCCCCACTAAGAAACTCCTGCCCCACGATATAGTTCTGCTCCAGAGGGTTCTCACTGAAGAGAACTTCTTTCTTTTCACCGAACGAAAGCCCCTGAAGCCATACCGTGCGCACGCCGTCACGGACGAACCGGACGGCAGTGAAGGCGAACGAATTGACGATCACCAGCAGAAGGAGCAGTTCCCGCCAGGAGATTTTCACCGTCTCCCGCAGTTTTGTGGGAAAAAGCAGCCAGCGAAGGAACTCCAGGCGGCAAACGCCCAGCAGGAGGTATCCGGCAACAGCGGCGATACCCGCTATCGCCGTCATCCAGTAGATGACCAGCAGTTCCGCGGTGAGCCGTTCGGGGAAACCGGGAATATACTGAAGGAAAAAGTGCCGCACGGCCCCCGCAAAATGGACAGACCCCAGCCCGAAGCTGGCGAGCAGGCAGAAAATTCCGGGCGCGAGCAGCCACAGGTTCCGGACCCATACCGATCTTGGCATGCTGAAGTTACCGGCCACCGGATGCGTCCTTTCCCGATGGCAGCGGCAGGAGACCGCGCCCCATCAGTTCACCGGCGACATGACGGCCGAACTGCTCGTTGCCTTCTATTGTCATATGCATGTGATCCATGAAATACCGCACACGTGTGGACCATTCGGGCGGCGCAAAACTTTCTCCATCGATCACGGCCTTCCACTGGTGGGTTCCTGCCAGGGCATCTTCCAGCCCGCCGCGCATGGCCTGCCGTTCGGCCAAATGACAGGCGACTGTTTCTTCCAGACTTTTCGTGCGGCAGTAGTTGAATATCCAGAGCATGGGTTCGTAGGCGGCGAGGTCGTCCGCAGCCGCCTTTTCCGCCGTAAGAAATGACGGAGGAATGACAATAACATGGGTGGCATTCAGGGCTGAAAGCTCATCATCCAGTTCCCTCACGCACCGGGCAAGGCGGTACCGGTGTTCCCGCTTGATGCGGTGGAATTCGCCGGGCGAAATCATGCCATGCCATGCGCCCCACTCGCCCATGAACCGGACCGTCCGGTTCCGGAAATCCACGAACAGGCGGCTGTCAACGGCCGGGTTCAGCCACCGGAGGCCCTTTGGCAGCCGCGGGAACGGCGACCAGTTGAGCGGTTCGGCGATACCCGGCCAGTTCCACCCTTCCATGAAAATCACAAGGTCCGGCCGGAGCAGGGGAATCAGCCGTTTCGCCACGATCAGGATATGTTCGCAGGAATAGCCGAGATCGGCGGCATTCATGACCTCGGCGTCCAGGCCCATGCTCCGGAACTGATGCTCCATCCGTGCCGGCCAGACATTCTCCCAGCCCGTGATCTGGTGGCCGTTGGTGGTAGATCCGCCCAGCATGAGTATCCGGAAACCGCCCGGAAGGCCCCGGACCGGGTGCAACCGCCCCCGGAGTTCGATGGTTTCCGGCCGAACCGGATCGAGCCAGCGGATCCGGTACTCCAGTTCATTGTCCCGCACGTAGGCGGAAAACGGAGACGGATACCGGACCTCAAGGTAGAAATTCCACAAGACAAGCAGGGCAATGGTGCCGGCGAACCCCAGTCCCGCCGCCATCCACCGCTTTCCATCAAGCCATCTGGCCATGAATGTCCGTCCCGAATCCGTTTACTTGACCGTCCGGCCAATTTACGATTTCCCCGACGTAAAGGCCATTCCATGCGCATCTGGCTCCACAACCTGTGGCTCGTCCCCGGCGGACTCCTGCTGCTTGCCGTGACGGCGGGGCTGGGGCCTGAGCATTTCAACGGAGTGATCCGGCACTATTTCCTTCGTGACATCGTGGAGCTTCCCCCACGGGTGCGGCTGGAACTGCACATTCTCTACTGGTTCGTGCTTCTGACGGGCACCGGCACCCTGCTGTCGTGGTTCATGTTTTCGCTGCGGAAAACCAGTGTGTGGGGATGGCTCACGGGAGGGGCCGGGTTTTCGCTGACGACGGGCCTCCTCATCTTGTGCGTGGCCGCCAACGGCCTGTTTCTGGCCGATCGCCTGATCCGGCAGACGGCAATGGAAATCGTCTGGGCCGGGAAGGATGTGGATCAGCGGCGGCAGCTCCGCTTCCTGGAGCTTGGCGACATCCATTCGCTGCGGCCTGAAACCATATTCGACCGGATACCCGAGATCCCGGACGCCTTCGCCATATTCCGGGCACCGCCAGAGGGCGAATCGGAACTGCTCATGCCGACCTATTACCTCAATATCTCCTACCATTTTTTCCCGACTCGTGTGTATTTCAGGCGCATCCCTGCCTGCGAGGAACGGGCAGAAGCAGCCGCCTGGGCCAGGTCCAGAGGGATCAGATACGCTGTCTGGGACTGCGGAACCCGCGGAACCCTGCCTCCGCTCACCGCGCTGGAAACAGGTATCGGCGAGCCGGGAGACGGCCGGTGAACCCGTTCTGGCTCGCCCTGTATCTTCTCCAGACCTTCGTTCTGGGCCTCCTCCTTCTGGAGTATCTCACAGTCCGTTTCGGCAGCCGGGCAGAGACGCTCGCCGTTGCCTGGCTCGCCGGAGGCTTCCTGCTGGCCCTGCTGTTTTTCCTGACTTCGTGGCTCGTTGCCCCCTGGACGCCGGGCTTTGCGCGCGGGCTTTCGGCTGCCGTTGTGCTGGCCGGGGGCGGATTCCTGTACACCCGGCGGGAAATGCTGTTTCCCAAATCTGCCGAAACGCACCTCGAAAAAGCGCCTTTCCGCCCGCCGGTCGCATTGATATCCGATGTCCTTCTGGCCGTGTTCGTCATCTCCATGCTCACCGATTCGGTCCGCAATCCGGTCGTTTCCGTGGACGTACGGGCGCACTGGGGGAGCCATGCGAAACTGTATTTCCACACCGGCACCCTCATGCCGCCCGAGCTGAACGTCACCGAGTTCGTCATCGGCCACGCCCAGTACCCGTTTCTCCAGCAGGCGAACGTGGCGTTCCTCTGCATGCTGACCGGCCAGTTCAGCGAGTGGGCCGCCCGGCTGGTGCCGGCGCTGTTCGCCATCGCCCTGATCGTCTTCATGCGCTGGGGCCTTGCCGGTCTGGACAGACTTTGCGGTGAAAATACAGGCGGCGGGGATGCCAGCCACTGGGCGTCCCCCGTTACGGCGATGGCCTGTCTCGTGCCCTGCTGGACGCTCTACGAACATGGGGCGGCCGATTCCGGCGTGGCGGACACGACGCTCGCCGCCTTTTTCCTCGCCGCCGTACTGCTGGCCCTGCGGGGAGTCCTGGAAGGCTCCACGCAAATCCTCATCCTGTCGGCCCTGCTTGGCGCGGCGGCGGGGCTCGTCAAGAACGAGGGCCTTCTGCTCGCGCCGCTTTTCTGCCTGCCGCTGCTGCTGTTTGCCGGGCGACCACGTTCCCTCAAGGCTCCCGCCCTGTGGTCCGGCGTCTGGCTGCTCGCGCTGCTTCCGTGGCTCGTCGCGCGCGGCGAGCGGGCCTCGTTCTACGAGGAGAACTACCTCGCCAACCTCATCGCCTGGAACTGGCCGCACATCGCCCGGAAGGCGGAGCCGGTCCTGGGGCAGATGGGGCGGTACCTGCTATTCATGCCACACCGGTTCTCGCTGCTCGGCTGGCTGCTCGTGGCGCTGACGGTCCGGTGTCTGTTCCGGCTAATCCGTGAACGCGGCCTGAATCCGCCGCTCCTCATCCTGCTCTCCATCTGGACCTACCTTGCGATCGTTTACCTGCTGTTCCTCGTCTCGCCCTGGTTCGGCGACATGCAGGTCCGCGCCGCCTTCGACCGGATACTCACCCACCTGGGGCCGGTGGTGGGGATGGTTGCAATTCATAAAAATATCTCCGAGGGGATTATTTCCACACGACTCCATATTCGCCGTCATATTCGGCACAATGTTCCTCTGGGTCGATAAACCCCTCGTAGTAGTAAATCTGACCTAGCCCGAATTCTTTATCCGGAATGATGGGATGATCCTCAATCAGGCAAACATCGATCAGGTCATCCCGGCTACACGGATCATCAGAGGAGAACTCGCCCCCGTCCTCCGAACAGGATTTTTCGACCTTTTCCTCTTCAATACCAAAGTATCCCGACGCATTTGAATGTATCAGAACCTCAATGCACATCTTTTCGTCAGGGTAGTCGCAGGAGACTTCCTTGAAATCGAATTTATCGCAGCCCGCAAGGGACAGCACAATCCCCAGTGCCCGAAGGCCGCCGGTCACGGTGAAACCCGGTTTCATGGCCACCTGCCCCATTTCCATGGCGAATTGCTTTCATGGTCCTCCAGGAAGTTTATCTTCGGATCATGCCATTTGTCGCGGAGAACATTGCCCTGATCGTCCTTCAGTTCGCGACCGAACATCATGGCGAGTGCACCCATCGTGATGTGTGATGCCAGATACCCCTCGCCAAGCACACCGGCCTGCTGCAAGTGCAATGATTCGTGGTCAAGCCAAAAACTGTAGGGTTTGTGTTTGAAATACCCGTTCCGTTCGACTTTGAGCAGCATCGCATGACCGATCGTTTGTGCGCTGGCTTTCCCAACCACGAAACCGGCACCCGAAAACACGATGGTCCCGGTGCCGTTCACGGACTCCGCGTGGACACCGACATTCTTCCCCTGCATCGCGCCAACCGCAATGGCCGCCAAACCTGCCGACAGTCCCAGCATGGTGGTTTTCGCTCCAACCAGATAGCCATGGAACCCGATACCCCCTTTTCTCTGGGTCGATGCGTACGTTGCCGCATCGGCCCCGATCACGAACATGTTCCCTGCCAACCGGTCAATCATGTCCCACAGGGCATCGGACAAGCCGAAATTCGGCAACTGAAACGGCAATATGTACCGGAAAATAGCCTGCAAAACGAGCGATACCAGATTCGACAGCACCTTCAATACAAAACGCTTCACCCACTTCCAGAACCCGTATCCGTCCACGTCCACCCGGTTCAAGGGG
The window above is part of the Deltaproteobacteria bacterium genome. Proteins encoded here:
- a CDS encoding SGNH/GDSL hydrolase family protein; its protein translation is MARWLDGKRWMAAGLGFAGTIALLVLWNFYLEVRYPSPFSAYVRDNELEYRIRWLDPVRPETIELRGRLHPVRGLPGGFRILMLGGSTTNGHQITGWENVWPARMEHQFRSMGLDAEVMNAADLGYSCEHILIVAKRLIPLLRPDLVIFMEGWNWPGIAEPLNWSPFPRLPKGLRWLNPAVDSRLFVDFRNRTVRFMGEWGAWHGMISPGEFHRIKREHRYRLARCVRELDDELSALNATHVIVIPPSFLTAEKAAADDLAAYEPMLWIFNYCRTKSLEETVACHLAERQAMRGGLEDALAGTHQWKAVIDGESFAPPEWSTRVRYFMDHMHMTIEGNEQFGRHVAGELMGRGLLPLPSGKDASGGR